A genomic segment from Juglans regia cultivar Chandler chromosome 14, Walnut 2.0, whole genome shotgun sequence encodes:
- the LOC118344538 gene encoding probable protein phosphatase 2C 4, which produces MGNGLGKITVCFTGGEEARRRPDIPFLSSEPLDEGLGHSFCYVRPDPTRLSSSKVHSEETTTFKTISGASVSANTWTPLSTSIVDVYSYHSVDRAAAFESSTSFASIPLQPIPRNLMNSGPISGNLYGIPSSGPLERGFLSGPIERSFMSGPLDRGLYSGPIEKGFSDQFPRSFSHGGFAFRPRSRKGKLIRVLRRAISKAMARGQQNSMVAPIKGGVVKEPDWIVGPEKHHNENLTVSSVNFSSDGSLEDDDSFESQNLQWAQGKAGEDRVHVVVSEERGWLFVGIYDGFNGPDAPDYLLSNLYSAVHKEVKGLLWDDGFESATSTITSARATSSPVLSQTSNCESNSYSEMEDSDGNSSMSRTAGDACVRCVVEQPENYPCASGDDGKRKGGKNTSKSTKKWEENQRRWRWKCEWDRERVELDRRLKEQLLNSTNKSGSDGSRAINHADVLKALSQALRRTEDAYLEIADKMVVENPELALMGSCVLIMLMKGEDVYVLNVGDSRAVLAQKAEPDYWLGKIREDLERINEETTHDLEVSDGDRPNLTAFQLSVDHSTSVEEEVQRIKNEHPDDASAVMNDRVKGSLKVTRAFGAGFLKQPKWNNALLEMFRIDYVGTSPYINCVPSLYHHRLGPKDRFLILSSDGLYQYFTNKEAVSEVELFISLQPEGDPAQHLVEEVLFRAAKKAGIYILYFSM; this is translated from the exons ATGGGCAACGGTTTGGGAAAGATCACTGTCTGCTTCACCGGCGGCGAAGAGGCTCGCCGGAGACCGGACATCCCGTTTTTATCATCGGAACCTCTTGACGAGGGTCTGGGCCATTCCTTCTGCTACGTAAGACCAGACCCGACACGACTCTCTTCATCCAAAGTCCACTCCGAAGAAACCACCACCTTCAAAACCATCTCCGGCGCTTCAGTGAGCGCCAACACGTGGACTCCTCTGTCCACGTCCATCGTAGACGTCTATTCCTACCATAGTGTTGATCGAGCCGCGGCGTTCGAGAGCTCCACCTCCTTTGCGTCGATTCCTCTCCAACCAATCCCGAGGAATCTGATGAATTCTGGTCCTATTTCAGGTAACCTGTACGGGATTCCAAGTTCGGGACCTCTGGAAAGAGGGTTCCTATCGGGCCCGATTGAGAGGAGCTTCATGTCAGGTCCGCTCGATCGCGGGCTGTACTCTGGTCCAATCGAAAAGGGTTTCTCTGATCAGTTCCCGAGGAGCTTCTCCCATGGGGGTTTCGCTTTTAGACCCAGATCGAGAAAAGGGAAACTGATTCGGGTCCTTCGGCGAGCAATATCAAAAGCCATGGCTCGAGGACAGCAAAACTCAATGGTCGCTCCCATCAAAGGCGGCGTGGTAAAAGAGCCTGATTGGATTGTTGGGCCGGAGAAGCATCACAATGAGAACTTGACAGTGAGCAGTGTGAATTTTAGCAGCGATGGCAGCTTAGAAGACGACGACTCCTTTGAAAGTCAGAATCTTCAGTGGGCTCAGGGAAAAGCAGGGGAAGATCGGGTCCACGTCGTCGTTTCGGAAGAGCGCGGCTGGTTATTCGTTGGGATTTACGATGGGTTCAACGGCCCCGACGCGCCCGATTACTTGCTGTCGAATTTGTACTCTGCCGTTCACAAGGAGGTCAAGGGTCTGTTGTGGGACGACGGGTTTGAATCAGCTACGAGCACAATTACTTCTGCCCGTGCCACTTCCTCCCCTGTTTTATCCCAAACTTCCAATTGTGAGTCGAACTCTTATTCGGAAATGGAAGATTCCGATGGGAATAGCTCGATGAGTCGGACAGCGGGTGATGCTTGTGTTCGCTGCGTAGTGGAGCAGCCAGAGAATTATCCGTGTGCAAGCGGGGATGATGGGAAGCGAAAGGGGGGGAAGAACACTTCTAAGAGCACAAAGAAGTGGGAGGAGAATCAGAGAAGGTGGCGGTGGAAGTGTGAATGGGACCGGGAGAGAGTGGAGCTCGACCGGAGATTAAAGGAACAGTTACTGAATAGTACTAATAAATCTGGGTCGGATGGTTCGAGAGCCATCAACCACGCGGACGTGTTGAAAGCGCTTTCGCAAGCTCTGAGGAGGACAGAGGATGCCTACTTGGAGATCGCGGACAAGATGGTTGTGGAAAATCCAGAGTTGGCGTTGATGGGTTCGTGTGTGCTGATAATGCTAATGAAGGGTGAGGATGTGTATGTGTTGAATGTGGGTGATAGTCGAGCTGTGTTGGCTCAGAAGGCCGAGCCCGATTATTGGCTTGGAAAGATTCGGGAGGACTTGGAGAGGATCAATGAAGAAACAACGCATGATCTGGAAGTGTCCGACGGAGATAGACCGAATCTGACCGCTTTTCAGCTTAGCGTGGATCATAGCACTAGCGTGGAAGAG GAGGTTCAAAGAATAAAGAACGAACATCCAGATGATGCTAGTGCTGTGATGAATGATCGTGTGAAGGGTTCATTGAAGGTCACTCGGGCTTTTGGCGCTGGTTTTCTCAAGCAG CCTAAATGGAACAATGCACTTTTGGAGATGTTCAGAATAGACTACGTGGGGACTTCCCCATACATAAACTGTGTCCCATCTCTATACCACCATAGATTAGGCCCAAAAGACAGGTTTTTGATATTATCCTCGGATGGGCTCTATCAATACTTCACGAACAAAGAAGCTGTTTCGGAAGTTGAACTTTTTATCTCATTGCAACCTGAAGGAGACCCGGCACAACATCTGGTTGAGGAAGTGCTGTTTCGTGCTGCAAAGAAAgctggtatatatattttgtatttcagCATGTAA
- the LOC118344557 gene encoding sterol 3-beta-glucosyltransferase UGT80A2-like, with amino-acid sequence MVKNKGFLPSGPSEIPVQRNQMKEIIYSLLPACKDPDIDSGIPFKADAIIANPPAYGHTHVAEALKVPIHIFFTMPWTPTNEFPHPLSRVKQQAGYRLSYQIVDSLIWLGIRDMINDLRKKKLKLRPVTYLSGSQGSESEIPHGYIWSPHLVPKPKDWGPKVDVVGFCFLDLASNYEPPEPLVKWLGAGEKPIYIGFGSLPVQEPEKMTQTIVDALQSTKQRGIINKGWGGLGILAEPNDSVYLLDNCPHDWLFLRCKAVVHHGGAGTTAAGLRAACPTTIVPFFGDQPFWGERVHARGVGPAPIPVEEFTLTKLVDAIKFMVDPKVKLRAVELAKAMENEDGVAGAVKAFFKHLPCKKPDLEPEPVTSSFFSLSRCFGCS; translated from the exons ATGGTTAAAAATAAAGGGTTCTTGCCTTCGGGGCCTTCAGAGATACCTGTTCAACGAAATCAAATGAaggaaattatttattctttacttCCAGCTTGCAAAGACCCTGATATTGATTCTGGTATCCCCTTTAAAGCGGATGCAATCATTGCCAATCCCCCAGCATATG GGCATACCCATGTGGCAGAGGCACTAAAAGTACcgattcacatatttttcacgATGCCATGGAC GCCAACTAACGAATTTCCACATCCTTTATCCCGTGTGAAGCAGCAAGCTGGATACAGG CTGTCATATCAAATTGTTGACTCCTTGATTTGGCTTGGGATTCGGGACATGATCAAtgatttgaggaagaaaaagctGAAGCTTCGTCCTGTAACATATTTAAGTGGTTCACAAGGCTCTGAGTCTGAGATCCCACATGGATACATATGGAGTCCTCACCTGGTTCCTAAACCAAAAG ATTGGGGACCTAAGGTTGACGTGGTTGGATTCTGTTTCCTAGATCTTGCATCGAACTATGAACCTCCTGAACCTCTTGTAAAATGGCTTGGAGCTGGTGAAAAGCCTATTTACATTGGATTTGGTAGCCTT CCTGTTCAAGAGCCAGAGAAAATGACCCAAACTATTGTGGATGCACTGCAAAGCACTAAACAGAGGGGCATCATTAACAAAGGCTGGGGTGGCCTTGGGATCT TGGCAGAACCAAATGACTCCGTTTACTTATTGGACAACTGTCCTCATGATTGGCTATTCTTACGATGCAAGGCTGTG GTGCATCATGGAGGTGCTGGAACTACAGCTGCTGGTCTAAGAGCTGCG TGCCCTACAACCATTGTACCTTTCTTCGGTGACCAACCCTTCTGGGGAGAGCGGGTACATGCAAGAGGTGTAGGTCCTGCACCCATTCCTGTTGAGGAGTTTACACTTACGAAGTTGGTTGATGCAATAAAGTTTATGGTAGATCCAAAG GTGAAATTGCGTGCGGTCGAACTTGCAAAGGCCATGGAAAATGAGGATGGTGTGGCTGGAGCAGTGAAAGCCTTCTTTAAACATCTTCCTTGCAAAAAGCCTGATCTCGAGCCAGAACCAGTGACATCtagttttttctctttaagTAGATGTTTTGGTTGTTCTTGA